The DNA sequence AGGTCCTGAAGTATCTATTGTAGgcagaaaattgggattttcatTCATAGTTCTTTGGCTTCCAATCTAAATGACTAAAATCCAGAGTGCACCATGGATTTGGTTGATGGGTAAATTTCAAAGTTGGTTTTACATCTTCTGTCAGCTTATAGTTCTACTCCCCCTTTTATAAAGTGATGTGGAAACAAAGCATACAAAGAATGCATTCCAAAGCTGCAcctgttttctgtttctcatcCTGGATATTCCCTCTGTTCAGAACAAAAGAAACAGCAAAGCATAAAGCAGTGCTCTACCTGCCACTAATTCCTTGCAGCTGCCTTTGATCAGACATAATGCAGTCATTTTTTAGCCTTCCTGCCTGCATTTGCTGTGCAGATCTCCATCTCTGGAGAGTGGAGTAAGATAATTATGTAACCCAACATTTTTTCTGGATACCTTGCTAGGAATTAATGTCACCTGTCAGTTTGACAGGaagcaaacatttttttctgccagataccataatttaaaattcttattaaaaataacttttacaGTCTTTTGCCAAAGTGGAGGCCCATTAAAAGAATGGtagatctatttttttttatagcCAGGATACAGACCTGCAGTGTTTAGAAAAAGCAGGAAACTGGCTAGATTTccctcagatttttttctgtggggaaaatgtttggggattttttttttttttcttcatgtacTCTTGTATTCAGACTACAAATTGATTAAGTTTTTACTCTTCCTGAGGAACAAGAGTCTAAGCAGTCAGTGTTAGATTGGATACTAAACATAGCTACTATgatctaatttatttttcattccttaGGAGTTTATACAAGCTTACAGGTTCATGGATGTATCTGTGTTTTAGCTGCTTGATGTAAAGATACTGCCTGCAAGCTTCATTTTGGTGTAAATATTCACACCCAAATGCACAAAGTCAGATGGACATGAAGGAAGTGGATGGAATTCCCTATTTCTTGAAGCAAGCTGTTAGATCACCCTAGATATATTGTCAGTAGTAGCTTGAGCTGCTTTTCTCACCTGCTGCTGATCTTTTGAAGTTAAAGTCATCTTGATATGGTAATGTACAAAAAGATCTTGAGAGGGCTTGTGCTGTACTGGTGTGATGTTTTTCCCCACTGCTAAATTGCTATAGGAAAACTAAGGTGGTGAAAAAGTGAGAGGGCTTTAGTATATTTCTACATGTGGGAAACAAAAGAATGTCCAAAACAGAGTCATTATCTGCAGTGTTCAAAATTTCTGTGTATTTCATATTAAGTCTTTATATAGATTCCAGTTTTGATTCCTGTCTGGAGTTAAAAAAATGCAAGTTAGAAATGTCAATATTAAATAGCCTGAATAAATAGTGTGTTTTCAAAAAATGCTTAAGATCATGGTAGCCTAATATTCCTGAGATATTCATTAATGTTCCATGTTCATCATTTTCAGACAAAAATACAGATGAAAATGGAAAAGCTTACTTCAACTACTAAAGCAATCTGTGACTTGGAAACATTCCACCATGGAGCTGGGAATTGCAAGGCTCCCTTCTTTCATACATGGCCCACATCATACTTCTGTAAGTAAAATATTGATTATCTTAGCTAATTACATTGTGTCATCAGTGTCATCCAATTTATGACTGAAAAATAAGCCCTCTTATCTGGATGTCTTGCCTGAGAGGGAGAGAGTGCTGTCTCCTTTACAATTGACTAATCAATAAACACAGGAATGCATCACTTGGTGTAGGGTTACTGCTGATGACTGCCAAGCATTGTCTGCCATGCAACAATCACAGCTTAGAACTAAATTTGTCAGCAGCTGGCAGTGTCCAAGCTGCAACAGCCACAtcctctgcaggcagaggtgCATTTGCAACTTGCTGGTGTTAAGCTGCAGGCTTAACTACTTGACTTGTTTCTTGACATTGAAATTAAACCCTTGAATGCAAAAGCAAGTTATACCTCAGTTAATTCTCAAACAgccaaagaaaaatacctctGATCTCAGTGTCAATCAAGACAAGTAAAGAAATATTACACTCTACTGTTAATATTAATTCTTTCAGCATTCACTTGATGGCAAAAGGTACTGCCTCCCAGCTGGTATTACCCCAGTTTTAAAACTGTCTGAATTCAAGAGAAGTCTGATTGCATGCAAACCAACTGCCTTCTTTGTGAAAATCATACTTCTGTGAAGCTCTGCCTCTTAATTCACTACCACAGTTTAGCAGGAATCTTAATGTATCAGTTTCTGCCAGCCTCAAAGAATAAGAATGACAAAGACAACTGCTGTCAAAACACCCATTGTGACTGAATCATTTAGTGATGCTGTCTACTCCATGAAAGACTAAACCCTTCTGAAGGCAGTTATAGTTCAGGCTAAGGTAGAAGCACAAGATCAGTCTCtctttaaaaatactttgtgtGATTATTTTTTTAGGAATTCAAACAATGAAAGATTACAGATGAATTTTAATCTCCCTACCAGTTTCACTAACATAACTAGTAACAGTTTTTACAATAAATGCTTCAGTTTTGGtctgttgggggttttttactGTTGTTTTTCACTATTGGTATTACTTATTGCTGATCATGCATTGCTGAAGTGCTTCAGAGCATGTGAGGGCATCCTTAAGATTAGCTAAAATCAAGAACTACTCTAAATGTGAAGCTTGTTCTATAGGATAGCATtatcaaattttaaaatcaaatttcaGTTATTTGAGGAATAAACGGATTATTTTACAGTGGGTCCTGAGAACCAATACCACTGCTTATTCTATAGTTAAATATGGGCTCATGTCAAAATCAGAAGTGTGTAAAATACATCCCAAAGCTGAGGAAATTGTTTAGCAGTTTATATTCTAATGTAAAAACATCATTAATGCTGTTAAAAAGAAGATAGCTGCATTTGGGGCATAGCTTATGTAAGGTAGGGTTTTTTAATGATCCACGTATTACAAATATAATTTAGCTTTTGAATTGCTGAAATGTTCTGCTTGGGTTTTTCAATCCATTTCAGATGAGGTTTGTCTGAAGCTGTCTGAAATGTACAAGAAGGAGCTACAACTCAAGCAAACAATTGTACAAGACATTGCTCATTCTGCTGACCAGGATCTGATGATGGTGTATTTATCCTCGTGGCTGTACCAGCCTTACATTGACAACAGCAGCATGCTGCTGCTCGAAGCCATGCTGCTGGAAACAGGACACAGGCAGTGCTAGAATTCCAGAGGTTACATGGCTGCCTTCTAGGGCTGCTCATATGAAACTGAACTGGCATGTTGCAAGGCTTACCAAGTAAGTTGATTTTTTGTAAaacttattaaaaatatttttctctattCATATTCCCTACTTTCTCTCTGCTGATACTCCTTATTCTGTGTGGGACAATCTcattttggttgtttttatcTATTTTAAAGGCAACACAGAGGCTGCAGGTAGGAAGCTAAGTCCTCTATAGTCAGAAAGAGGTAGGCTCTGCTTGGCAATCTGGGGGATTCAATGCATTTAGAATCTACAGCAAAAAATGTTACTTCCTCCCAAGTCTGGACACCCTAAAATACCTACATGGTCCCTTCTGCCACAGAAATTCAGCACTTCTTGAACTTccatggttttggggttttttttttggtttttttgcaagAATTAACAGGGCAAATGTTTTTGTAATTCATTTATAAGTGGAGGAAAGGAAAGCACAAAAAGAATCCAAAAGGATCCACATAGTTTGGAATGTGATtttgaaatgctgctgcagacaATAGTACAaattctggtttggttttgattcTGGTGTTGTTGGATACTTCACTCTCAAAGAGTGATCCAAGCTTGAACCAGCACCCAGGGAAGGTTTAGTACAACTCAGCATTCTACAGTCATTATATAATAAGGTCTTGTcccttttaattaattttaatttttttttttttttttggtaggagATGTTTCATGAAAGCATCTGTGAATAAAACAAAACCTGCTTTAGTCAAGGCTGTATCCCATCTTGTTTGCTCCCTGTCATAGGGCTCAGTGAGTTTTTCCTTGGGTTACTGGTACTGATGTCAAGTGGTTTTGGTGTGAAGGTGTGTCTGTCCCTCTGTACTGATAGGAAAAGCAAGATCACTTACCTCATTAGCCCCAAGCTGAAACCTTGGGGTTAGTAAGGGAAATTCATCAGTTTCCTGCAgtagcaggacagacagacatgaaTTGATAAGTTTTCTTGAAAAGTTGTTCTGTTAACAATGAGGTTGTTTCTGGCAGCTAATAAGAGTTCTATTCTTAACCCACAATTCCAGCATCTAAAAAGaaattctgctgcagctcaaGGAGAATAAAGTTAGGAACAGCTTTGTTggcttttgttattttttcagtGGAAGTGTTCCACTTAGTTTAACAGCCACCTTAATTCATCTGAGTTGGGCCAGACCTGTGTCACTATGGAAACATCTCAgtacttcagaaatattttccaagGAGAAAAGATTGATTCACATATAGAACTGTTCTTTTAAGATGAGAGTAGGTGTATTATATTTCCCAGCATGTGCAAATTGATAGGGAAGGCAAAATTGAAGcaagttttcattttctccacAGGTGGAAATTGTGGTTTGCTCTCATTTCTTAAGAGGAAAAAAGCTCTTCAGGAAGGGGTTTTCATATTCACAGACCCTCTTGCTTATTGACTGTTGTTGGGCATTGGAAGATTACTGCAAAATCATTGCAGAGATGTTTTGTCATTCTAGCTCTAAGCAGTTGATTGCTATATTTGTAGCTCTCAAATATAATTATTAGAGTCAGTACAAAAGAGCATCATAAGGAATTGCTCACTGCAATGAAAGACTTTGAAAGACCAGCAGAACTTTGCTTTGTATGTTACCTTCACTTTCAAGGTAGGTTTGTATCCTCTGGCAATTACCACCTCCtaaaaaaagagggggaaaaacccaaaacaaacagtAACTcattaataactcattaatgtaTCTTTCACAACTACTCATAAAAGGCAACATTTTGGATAATCCAGTTCATCTTCTAATTAagcaaccacaaaaaaaccccaccaaacaaaaaagcctaACCCAACTATGTTTAAAGGGACATAGCAGAGCAGTTTATTTAATCTGTAAATGGTCTTCTGTTTAGATTCAATTgtcatgtttttctttgtgGTAACAataccatgaaaaaaaaaatcagtgttcaTACTCAATTTAAGAAGAATTCTCCTGTCCTTGGCAGATTTGTCTAATTGTCCCAGTAGTTGCATCTATTCAGCAATGAGGTGACAAATACATGTTAAGGATGTTACCACTTTTCAGTAATGTCTGCTCATTTAATACTGTTCTTTTTCACCTGCTAAACTTCTTGAAAGAAAAGACAGTGCCCTGGACAAGATGCTGGTAGGAGGTCTCTACAAAAATATAATCTGATCCAAGGATCATATTGAAAATATGACAGAAATTCAAGTAATTTGCCAAGTTTTCTCCCTGCCTAGAGCAACAGTCCCTTTGTATTATGATTAAACAGTACAAGGTAGCATGGAGTTACTGCAAAGGTTCCAGTGTAGAAGTCATAAAGGATGCATCAtctgaaagggggaaaaaaaagtgtaataCCACTCTGACAAAAATAGGCCATGACAGactaaagcaaaaaaagaatttgGTACCTCATTAAGGAAACTTATATCACTACTTATGCATTTTCCCATTTATGTCTATGTAACAGCAATTTTTAAAGGTGTGGCTGAACATTAGACAAGCAACTCAAACACATTTCCAACTGTTCAGTACAAATCAGATCTTTTGAGGCTATTTTTGTCTCAACTCAGTGAGTGCTTATTTCAGTAAGGATCAGCTAGGCTGTCACATTGTTCCCAGAATGCACAAGTTTGTGGATTATACTTAAACCTGCTCGTTTTTCCAGGCAGATTAATGTGCATCAAGTCTAGATGCTAATGAATAGTCAAGATAGCTTTTCAAAAGCACAATAACAGTGTTTTGTAATCTCAGTGGCAcagaaaatgcacatttttaatATAGCTTTTATTTTACCCATATACAGCTTGCCAGGACACAGCACATCACTGCTGCACAGCAGTACAACTTACTGCACTTTGAGATGGCTAGAGAGAAAAGGAATTACCTAACAAAAGGGAACAGTGCAAGTTTTAGGGTTGACAAGATTTCCACTTTCCACCCATCCCCAACATATAAAGCAAATAGAACAATGTTAATTCTAGAATTTTTGGTTGCAATGCTGCTAAATTTATATAAACATAAGTTATAAAAAGTACAGGGCATAGAAACAGTTTACAAATAAGTTAAATTTCAATTATCTCAGTATTCACATTagaaaaatatacattttataATCAGTCTTTTCCAGAAGAAAGCTTATAGGGTTTTCTAATTTATGGCTCCAATTCACTTTGAGAGAGCAAAATATCTTCACTTTGGCCACCTGCTTCCATTGCCAGTAGTGCTTCCACTGTTTCCAAAGGTATCCCTTGGGGTGTGCGGATGTGCATGGTAGTACCATTGGAATCAGTGACAATGACGATGCCTTCTGCCTGAGACAAAACAGCAGTGTCTGGATGAGACAAGATAAGCCCATCTGAAGTCTGAATAAAAATCTGTTCGTGTCCCTGAGACAAAAAATCATGGCTCTCATCAGAAATCTCAAAAGCTACAGTTTCATCTACAGTAACTGTATTTGCCAGCTCGTGTGCTTCCTCTGTCCCACAAGAATATTCACTGTGGTGTTTGAAAGCGTTTTCCTGGTTCCCTTGAGCAGACAGggaggctccctggccaggGTTCTGCTGTGACTCAGCCTGAGCACTCTGGGGGTAGTTTATTGGCACAACatttgttgaaaacaccttctcaAGTTCCTGTATCTCATCAGTCACATCAGCATTACGGAGCTGCTCAGAACGTTCTTTAATTGCAAAATTCGGGTTTTCTTCTTGCAGCTGATGGTATTTTGGAGTGTGACCATTTTCTGCACTCGTTGTTAGGCCAGTGCTCTGCCTGGCCCCTGGCTGCTCCATCAGGGAGCTGTGGAGCTCAGGAGCtgccgctgcccctgccctgctcccgcTCCCAAAGCGCGCCTGGAGCGGCCCGGCCGAGCCTCCTGCTCCCACAGGCAGCGCCGCCCCGGGGTGCAGCAGGGATCCTTCACCTGCCAggcctgctccctgcagccctgcagcctggggatACTCCATCCTCATTCCCACACTCTGGGAGAAGGTACCTGAATTTGCACCATCGATTCCAGCTCCTGAATCAGCAAGTGAGTTATGTTCCTCTGCTGTCTGTAACGTACTGCCAGTTGTACAGCAGGTGATATGCCTGTCTTCTGAAAGCAGGATTTCTCCATTTAATGGATTAAAACCTGAAAAGGGGGAAGAAGTATTATTTTGTTGGGCAATCTAATATTGCATGCCAAAAAACCTATATTTCAGCAATAGTTTTGGAGGAAAAGCTAGATGACTTCCCTGCTTTGCTTCCCCCAAATTAGCAAACCTGAAGCACCTTACAGGAGTTTCACAGAACTTCTCAATGAGAAATtcattataaattataaatatacaaatataaaatcataaatatattaaaattataaatataaaaataatatttaaatttccTTATTTTTGAATAGTGATAGTTTATCAAGTATTTCTATATTAAGAGACCTTAGAGGCAGCATTTTCCTGTTCATCCTGAAAACAACCTGAGCTCAAAGGCAAACTCAATTTTGTTCCATCTGTCATGCAGCCAGTAATATTAAAAGATAAAGACTTTACCAGGCACAAACTTGTCAGCTGCTCACCCTCATCACTTTTAGTAAGTTGGTGGAAGCATTTAAACTTGTTTAAATTTCTATTCCTAACCAAGCTCATCCTGGACTCAGACATGTCATCAGGTTTCTACATTGTGGTTGTTTGACAATTAGCTGTGCTAAAAGCCCCAGCAGCACTTTTGTCCTGTGCCAGAAAAGGTAAAAACCACAAGAAATGCAGTGTTCTACCAGTTACTTGACCTGGACCTGACCAGGATCCCAAGCCCTGAAAGTAGCTGGACAATAACTACTAAGCTGCAGTAGTATGAGCTGTCAGACTTTATTATTAAAGCTCAAAATGAACAAGTaagttggtttggttttggattCTTTTTGTTATGAAAGATACCACTGCACAAAGAAGGAGACGTAACACTGCAGAGAGgactatttttaacattttgcaCTGTAGACTAGCAAACACCCTACTAGCAGGTGCAagcaaaatgtaattttaaaaactcCTAGTCCAGAAGAAAATCATAGTGCAGCAAGAAGTAGGCATGGTCATGCAGAGAGcctttcagagaaagaaaatctaatGGAGGGAAACAAAAATAACCATTGACTGAAAGGCATACAAAGGGCAAAAGCAAAGGCACTTAGAGCAACACCAAAACAAAGTATTTACAAAGTGGATGGTACTGATAGACATATCTTACTAGAGATTTACCTCCCTTTCACTGTTACCCTGCTCATCTGAAGGGCAGCAGGATGCAACATAAGAAGGAATATACAGAAAGGCAACCACCTGAAGACTGTGGTGCCAAATGGTGCCTCAGTTCCAATACAAGATGTATTCCAGTGATTGATACAGGACAGCCTATACCTGCTCTCCCTTTCCCCAAAGTTCCACAAAGCTCTGGTAATTCTGCTGTTGTAGCTGGCAGGGGCCAAGAGGAAGGATGTGCACtgtgcttcttcttcctctgctCTCCCACAGCTGACACAAAGGCTGTGCACTCAGAGGGACAGGACAGACAGGGAGCACACAGCAGAGGACACCACTATGCTCATAAATAATATCAATAATTGATTATCATGCATCCAGCACTGAGCTACTGCTGTCTGCATCCTCTGTAACTTTTCCCTCCTCATGAGGCCTTTCCAGTTAAACAGCTGCTTTTGAAGGACCTGGGAAGCAAGTTAAGAGATGAAACTGGAAGACAAAAACCACAGTAGCTTGAAGAACAAAGATTTGTTCAGCTCCTCCATGAACAGAACTGGAAAATCTGAAGTTACCATCTTTTCCAAACAGTGTACACAAATTCCCTTCTTTCACTTCATCTTGAGTGGCATAAGCATTGTTCACATTTTCTGTTACATCTTCTATCTTGGTCCTTttggctgctggcagcagttCTTCCCCTGAGCTCTGTCAATACAAGAGATGATTAACTGCAGCCTGtaacagctgaaaaaaaaaaaaatactggaaaagATAACTGTGGGAACATCATGGCAGTGAACTGATGATCCTTGAAAACAGGATTTACACTAAGAGTCTTCCTAAGAGGTAAGGATTTAAACATGGCCCTCACACTTCACCAAAACTCCAAGGGGACAAAACACAGCTCTCTGCTACAGCTATAAACAGACTGAAGCTCATCAACTGacttgtcaaaaaaaaaaaaaataacctgtTTTCATGCCCCTCTCTCCAATTAGCACAGCAATAAGCAGTGTCTGAACCTGCTGTAGGTTAGGCCATGTCCTCTAACACAGGCTGGAATCTGTGGAGCCCCCAGTTACCAGCACCTCAATTAAGTTCTTTTGTCCTCGTATCAAAGACCTGTGAGTCTGATACTCTGTCCTGAATGCTACCAAGTGTCTTCCCAAAGCCCATACCTACTGTGCTACTTCATATGCCCTGCCATGATACCACAGCAAAGACTACTTTCACAAAAGCCTTACTTTAACATGACTCAGATAATATAGCATGATTTTCTAAGGAATAATTATGTATTTTTGAAAGTTTTAATTGGTCTTAGATTCACTGTTAATTTTCACAAAGCTGTTCCATACCTCAGCTGACCGTTTTTGTCCCAGTACATCCACAGGCACTTGCTCACTGACAATTTTAATTACACATTGTGAATAAGGGTCTGCACCTTGCATCTTCTGTTCTCCAGTGAGTATTTCTGTGATTCCTAGAGATTCAGCAACCTTCAGAAAcagatttaaggaaaaaaagtaaaagttaGCCTCTCAGATCTGAATACATACATGCTGAAATACAGATTAGTTTTCTTAAAACTGAACTAGAGCTACATCATGTCTAGCCTGACAATCACCTCAGCTCCATGCAAGTATTTAGACTCCAGTGTTTTCTACCAGCCTTCACACTGACACATGAACATGACCTTCATCTGAAGGTGATTGTTAACAGGCAAACTTGAAAGAATTATGGTTATATATAGAATCCAGAGACAGTTACTCAAAGAGGTGTTTAATAAGGATTATTGAGGCTCTCCACCATATAAAAAACATTAAAGTGTTCTGTTTAGAGTATCTCTGCTTAGTTAAGGATTTTCCCCCCTCCTCACATTCCATTCTTGTGCTTCATCCTCACACAGATGTGCTACCATCCAGCTTCTCAAGGCCAGGTTGTTTGGTTTGgtcttcttcttttttaagaGCATCATTCTATTTTAAGAATGCACATGAACACAGAAGAGAAGCAAGAAAGAGGTTTCATCTGTCTTTCCAGACACAGCTCCATAAACAGTGAATCTGGAGTCAATAATAATAGTTTGCAATTTTATTAATGTAGTCACTACTTTTCATGTTTGTTAATGTGACTGTGAACTGCATAGATGCATTCAGTTTGCCCTCATTTTGCAATGAAATTACCTCTTGAAATCAAGGTCACTAATTTTAAATACAGAACCCCCCCTTCCTGATCAAACATCCACTGACATAAACTAGAATTGAAGTTTTATtatggatttctttttcttcttgctaaGTTGTTGGACTTCTCACAATAATGCCTATTTTTGCTAATTAAAAATCTTGttgttttcaaataaatttacCTGcacaagaaaattaattatcacagaaaattaaaaatgcaaggCATCTCAcataaaacaagcaaacaaaccaaccaatcaTAGTTCCAGAGTGCTTTATTACCTTAGCATCTTTTATTTCAACAGGCTGTTGGCaattcacagaatcagaatTACTGAGGTGATCATAAGCCATTTTCTTTACCATGTTATGCAAATCTTCAAACTCCCTGTACACATCTGGAAAGTAAGCTTTGGCTGGATGTCCTTTTTCCACCTGGGAATAAGAGAGGAATAAAAAAGGGCTTGTTTCTCCCTCCcctatgctttaaaaaaaagattaaattaaGATCTGTCAATTTTGTTGTgttcaacattttaaaatagaaacgtTTAAGTCAAAAGACTCTGGAATTTTCAAAATGCCACTGAACCAGGCTGCAAAAAGCAAGGCTTTGAGTTGAGACCTACCACAGTTTTGCCTGTGTAAGACTGATGTGTGGAACATCTACATGCTGCACAATATTAATTTAGGAAATTCAATTAAATTATGTCTGTCTGTAAAGGAATCTTTTTACGTGTACTAATGGACATATccctaaaataatttaatatttttacatAAAAACTCACCTTCATCAAGAGGAATTCATACACTGTAACAAGCTTTGTAAGACGTGGGAGAGCCAGCTCCATTAAATCTTCATTATCACATTGTTGTATTAGCTGTCAAAAGCCAGAATGAGATTATTAGGAAAAAGCAGCCCACACATGATGCACCCCATTTTCAGAACATAAAATatcactacttttttttttgaaagataTGCTGTATGTTTAGGCAGCTTTAAGAATAGATGTAAACTAACTCCAAAAAGGGGTAAGTTACAAAACCTCAGAATAGGTTTTACTACTCATGTACGAACAAAACTCAGTCCCACAAATGTTTCCAATTCATAGAAAGAACAGCAGCCTCAGTAGCTTTAGTGGCCATAAAGGATCTGTAACACACAGAAACCAAAGAACAAGTTGTGTTACTTGGATTTTAACCCCCATTCTATCCTCCCCCAAGACCTCTGTGGGTTTGATGTTTTTGGGttcttttcattattatttcttttactgTGTTGGAGGAGATACTAGTAGTAGCTAGTATCCAGAAAAAGGGTAGCAAGAATTTATCTACATGTCAGAAGGCCCTTTCCAAACCCAGttcccattttcctttttccagttttccgctggaagtatttttttcttaaaagacaATGTTTTCTTCTTAGAAGCCATCTGAGGCTTTCATCTTGTCCATACATGaggatgtaaaaaaaaaaaaaaatttttttaattattcatcgaaaataaattataaaaaaaaaaagggtgggGGAAATCGGGGTGGGGTAAAAACACTTGCAAAGTAATTGCAGAAGAGAGCCATACCTCTTTTAACCTAGCTTTTCTTCTGAATACATTGTGTTCTGCTGACACACTACTAAGTGACTTGGAAGGGGACTGACCAGGTCTGCTAAGCCTTCCAGAGCACCTGGACCTTCCACCCAGCCTGGGCCGACCACGTCGCTTTGGTCGTCGGGGTCTTCCAGGTCCTTGTGGGGTCACAGGTCCCCGGCGTCCTGAACTGCTTTCATTTGGTTGTTCTGCCAGCAAGTGGCTGCTTTCCTCACACTCTGAAGccttaattaaaaggaaaagtcTTTATTCACCATTTTAAACAGTTTTGAGGAAGACAGTTTTAAAATTAAGTTTGCATCCATGCAAATAATAAatagcatattttaaaaaatgcatag is a window from the Zonotrichia albicollis isolate bZonAlb1 chromosome 6, bZonAlb1.hap1, whole genome shotgun sequence genome containing:
- the CINP gene encoding cyclin-dependent kinase 2-interacting protein, which produces MAAKSPPDSTPRRPVLSVSARKIKDNAADWHNLMMKWERLNDNGFTTANKIVNMRISEQFQDNKLEIACDNSATEPEEPTPKYNEELDNCCAELLETLKQMTKIQMKMEKLTSTTKAICDLETFHHGAGNCKAPFFHTWPTSYFYEVCLKLSEMYKKELQLKQTIVQDIAHSADQDLMMVYLSSWLYQPYIDNSSMLLLEAMLLETGHRQC
- the ZNF839 gene encoding zinc finger protein 839 isoform X2, with the translated sequence MAAPGAGGAGALPPPPPAEDEPPGTRGAPPGGAAGREEGGGSGAELLAVTEELVQSLAALEAGVGAAASGTVLYLRADGSAAEGAGLSAGEQRRLLESPGPTPPARPAAAPLAPAELRRVIEQVSKAQEQLKPAAPPPQPCPAGGIMQNAARQLQSVAQQVALQQGRAAAAARLLPHKLEAICVQVQPGQMKETEGPMTSLAPIQSKTITLSQPVGRKSSIPGAGIINPQIIRIQPVSGTEQQQLLLHSSSESPVQLLMQRPFPSHGAVSGDKIPPSKMVNGQRASCATASASRSPKPTMAAASSASTPSLEKKQKDDKLKKSLKVKTRSGRISRPPKYKAKDYKFIKMEDLADGHQSDSDDYSELSIEDDEEGKVKGKDALFSSSNYNLKPKTFKCQTCEKSYIGKGGLARHYKLNPDHGQLEPSPQKIPLDKPNGSIFVEEEMMSPAHLDSIAVTLSHEKALATSLEETVDSKAGEQASECEESSHLLAEQPNESSSGRRGPVTPQGPGRPRRPKRRGRPRLGGRSRCSGRLSRPGQSPSKSLSSVSAEHNVFRRKARLKELIQQCDNEDLMELALPRLTKLVTVYEFLLMKVEKGHPAKAYFPDVYREFEDLHNMVKKMAYDHLSNSDSVNCQQPVEIKDAKVAESLGITEILTGEQKMQGADPYSQCVIKIVSEQVPVDVLGQKRSAESSGEELLPAAKRTKIEDVTENVNNAYATQDEVKEGNLCTLFGKDGFNPLNGEILLSEDRHITCCTTGSTLQTAEEHNSLADSGAGIDGANSGTFSQSVGMRMEYPQAAGLQGAGLAGEGSLLHPGAALPVGAGGSAGPLQARFGSGSRAGAAAAPELHSSLMEQPGARQSTGLTTSAENGHTPKYHQLQEENPNFAIKERSEQLRNADVTDEIQELEKVFSTNVVPINYPQSAQAESQQNPGQGASLSAQGNQENAFKHHSEYSCGTEEAHELANTVTVDETVAFEISDESHDFLSQGHEQIFIQTSDGLILSHPDTAVLSQAEGIVIVTDSNGTTMHIRTPQGIPLETVEALLAMEAGGQSEDILLSQSELEP
- the ZNF839 gene encoding zinc finger protein 839 isoform X1, whose translation is MAAPGAGGAGALPPPPPAEDEPPGTRGAPPGGAAGREEGGGSGAELLAVTEELVQSLAALEAGVGAAASGTVLYLRADGSAAEGAGLSAGEQRRLLESPGPTPPARPAAAPLAPAELRRVIEQVSKAQEQLKPAAPPPQPCPAGGIMQNAARQLQSVAQQVALQQGRAAAAARLLPHKQLEAICVQVQPGQMKETEGPMTSLAPIQSKTITLSQPVGRKSSIPGAGIINPQIIRIQPVSGTEQQQLLLHSSSESPVQLLMQRPFPSHGAVSGDKIPPSKMVNGQRASCATASASRSPKPTMAAASSASTPSLEKKQKDDKLKKSLKVKTRSGRISRPPKYKAKDYKFIKMEDLADGHQSDSDDYSELSIEDDEEGKVKGKDALFSSSNYNLKPKTFKCQTCEKSYIGKGGLARHYKLNPDHGQLEPSPQKIPLDKPNGSIFVEEEMMSPAHLDSIAVTLSHEKALATSLEETVDSKAGEQASECEESSHLLAEQPNESSSGRRGPVTPQGPGRPRRPKRRGRPRLGGRSRCSGRLSRPGQSPSKSLSSVSAEHNVFRRKARLKELIQQCDNEDLMELALPRLTKLVTVYEFLLMKVEKGHPAKAYFPDVYREFEDLHNMVKKMAYDHLSNSDSVNCQQPVEIKDAKVAESLGITEILTGEQKMQGADPYSQCVIKIVSEQVPVDVLGQKRSAESSGEELLPAAKRTKIEDVTENVNNAYATQDEVKEGNLCTLFGKDGFNPLNGEILLSEDRHITCCTTGSTLQTAEEHNSLADSGAGIDGANSGTFSQSVGMRMEYPQAAGLQGAGLAGEGSLLHPGAALPVGAGGSAGPLQARFGSGSRAGAAAAPELHSSLMEQPGARQSTGLTTSAENGHTPKYHQLQEENPNFAIKERSEQLRNADVTDEIQELEKVFSTNVVPINYPQSAQAESQQNPGQGASLSAQGNQENAFKHHSEYSCGTEEAHELANTVTVDETVAFEISDESHDFLSQGHEQIFIQTSDGLILSHPDTAVLSQAEGIVIVTDSNGTTMHIRTPQGIPLETVEALLAMEAGGQSEDILLSQSELEP